One genomic region from Sciurus carolinensis chromosome 2, mSciCar1.2, whole genome shotgun sequence encodes:
- the Ctxnd1 gene encoding cortexin domain-containing 1 protein has product MEEPTPEPVYVDVDKGLTLACFVFLCLFLVVMIIRCAKVIMDPYSAIPTSTWEEQHLDD; this is encoded by the coding sequence ATGGAGGAGCCCACGCCTGAACCTGTCTATGTCGATGTGGACAAGGGTCTGACCTTGGCCTGCTTTGTCTTCCTTTGTCTCTTCCTCGTGGTGATGATTATTCGCTGTGCCAAGGTCATCATGGACCCATACAGTGCCATCCCCACATCCACCTGGGAAGAGCAGCACCTGGATGACTGA